ATCCGCACGGCGCGGATGAGTTCGTCCCCACGCCGGACGGTGCGGCGGTAGCCCGTGAAGTAGTCGGCGAGGGGCACCTCCCGCTCCCCCGCCCGCGAGGCGAGGACCACCCGCGCGTCGAGGGCGAGCAGCACGGGCGGGCTGTCTCCGATGGGGCTGGCCGTGCCGAGGTTGCCGCCCAGCGTGGCGCTGTTGCGGATCAGGCGCGAGGCGAAGTGCGGCAGCCACTCGGCGAGGAGAGGCACCCGGCCCGCGAGCCGCCGCTCGATCTCCGAGAGGCTCAGGGCCGCGCCGATTTCCAGGTGATCGTCCGCCCACGCGAAGGTCCGCAATTCCGGCAGCCCGTCTACCGCCACCGTTACCCCGGCGCGGGCGTGGCGCAGGTTGACCTCCACCGCCCAGTCGGTGCCGCCCGCGAGAAGCCGGGCGTCCGGGTGCGCCGCGAGCAGGTCGAAGGCGTCGGCAAGTGCGGTGGGACGGTGAAAGTCGCCGTCCGGGGTTCGCAGGGTCGTGAGCTGTGGAGTGGGAGCAGCCTGCTCACAGCGCCGCGCGAAGGTATCTTCCTGTGCCGGACCACCCAGCGCCCGCGCCGCGTCCTCGATGGGGCGGTAGCCCGTGCAGCGGCAGAGGTTCCCGCTCAGGGCGTGGATGTCGAAGTCGGCGGCGGGCCGTTCCGGGCGGTAATACTCGGCGGCCATGCTCACCACGAAGCCGGGCGTGCAGTACCCGCACTGCGAGCCGCCTCGCACGGCGAGTTCGCGCTGAACGGGGTGCAGCGCGCCGGGCCGCCCCAGCCCCTCGGCGGTCACGACCTCCTGCCCCTCCAGGGCACCCAGCATGACGAGGCAGGCGTTGACCGATTCCAGCCGGGTGCCGCCGTCCTCGCTCGGGCGGGCGACGAGGACCGCGCAGGCCCCGCACTCGCCCTCCGCGCAGCCCTCCTTGCTTCCGGTGAGGCCCTGATCGCGCAGCCAATTGAGCAGGGTGGTGTGGGGACGCACGCCCCGCGCCTCGCGCGGCACGCCGTTCACGGTAAGGGTGATGCTGTCCATCGTCGCTCCTTTCGTGGAGGGGGAAAACCAAAAAGGCGAGCCGACTCATGCCTGCCACACGCCGACCCGTGGGGGTCAGGCGCATGGTTGACGCACGAGGCGGACCGCTGGTTATCCATGCAGAACAGTGGTCAGGTTGTGGGTGAAGGGTACTCCGACGCGCGGAGGGGAACAAGGGTGGGGGTAGACAGCGGGGAGGATGGAGAGGGAGTTGACGAGTTGGTTTTCAGGGTTGCCAGGCCCACTTCACCCCCTCCCGGCCTCCCCCCTCAAGGGGGAGGAGCTAAGAAGCGAAAGCTCAAGCTTTGGCTCTGTTTCTCCCTCCCTCCTTGTTGGGGAGGGCCGGGGAGGGGGGAAACGTGGACAGCAGACCCCGGCACATCCCCCTCAGCTCCCCCGGTAAGTGCTGTACGACCATGGCGTCATCACCAGCGGGACGTGGTAGTGCCCCGAGGCGTCGCTCACGGTGAAGCGCAGGGTCACGAGGTCGAGGAAGGGGACGGCGGGTGCGGCCTCGAAGCCCTCGAAGTAGGGGGCAACGTGGAAGGTCAGCTCGAAGGTGCCGGGCGTCAGGCTACCGCGTTCGATCAGGGGGGCGTCGGTCCGCCCGTCCGCGTTCGTCACGGCCCCCGCGACCCGGCGGCGTTCCCCGCCCTCCACCGCGAACAGTTCCACCCGCACCCCGGCGGCGGGACGGCCCCGCGCCGTGTCGAGGACGTGGGTGGTGAGGCCCGCGTGTCCCGCCATCAGGCCCGCTCCGGAAACGTTCGCGTCCCCTGGCGAACGTTTCCCGACCGGAGGGAGAAGGAGAAAGCGCGGGTTCCGTGGAGTGCAGAACCTTCCGGTGCCCCCCCGGAAGGGACGGAACGGAGCGGAATCCGCGCCATCAGGCCCGCTCCACCCAGCCCTCCATCAGGCCGTAGGGTTCGGGGTCCACGTGGAAGATTTCGTTGTTGTTCTCCAGCCCGAAGCGTTCGAGGTTGTACTTCAGGTGATGCTTGTTGGGCATCTGGAACCAGATTCGCGAAATCTCCGGGCAGCGCGTCAGCACGGCCTGACCCAGCAGGTAGAGCGTGTTCTGGAGGCTCGGCGAGTAGTGGTCGGTGAACGTCTCCTGAATCTGGGTGTAGGCCCGAGTCCACACGTCGTCGTAGTCCACGTCGCCGGGGTTGTACTCCCACTTGGCCGTGACGAAGGTCGCCATCACGCGGTCATGCGTCTCCGGGAGGGTGGTGAAGCGTTCGTTCAGGAGGTAGCCGGCCCAGCCGCTCTGGGTCGTCTTGAGGACGTACAGCTCCTCGATGCCCGACGTGACCTTGAAGCTCTGGCCGTCGCCCTCCACGCGGGCGGTGCGCTTCGGCATCAGCCGGACGAAGGCGTGGTCGTGGCCCTCGCCGCCCACCTGCACGCGGTCCCAGAGGTGTTCGGTGAACTCCGCGAAGGCTCCCGTCACCTTCGGCCCAGTCTTCACGAAGTGGGCGACGAGTTCCTTCCCGAACTCCTCCGGGCTGCCCGCGAAGCCCTCCTTCGCCAGCCCGTAGATCGTGTTGCGTACCGTGTCCGTGGCGACGAGATCGGTGTTGTCGCCGTCCACGTGCGCGGCGTCGAAGTCGCCCGTCATGGCGACGCGCACCCGAAGCTCCCGGACGCGGTGGCGCGGCGTGTCGCGGAAGACCTTGAAGAGGTTGACCTCGGCCTTGCCGTAGTTGTTCTCGCCGAGGCGGACCCTGACCTGTGTGGGGGCGTCCTGGGTCTGAGTGTTCTGTGTCTGCGTCATGCGTTCTCTCCTCCCTCGTCCTGCCGGACCAGATCGAGTACCCGGAGCCGGGCGATTCTGCCGATTTCCCGCAGGGCGGTGGCCCGCTCCTGTTCGGGGGTGTGCGTGAGGCGTGCGGCGGCACCCGCGAGGATGCTCTCCTTCGTGTTCTCCCGCACGCAGACGATGTAGGGCATGTCGAACTTCTCGTGGTAGGCCGCATTGACCCGGTGAAACTCGGCGTACTCCTCGGGGGTGAGGCGGTCCAGCCCCGCCGACGCCTGCTCGTTCGCCGACTCGGGCGTGACCTCCCCCGCCAGCGCCGCCTTGCCCGCGAGGTCGGGGTGGGCGCGGATGAGGGCGAGTTGCTCCCCTGCGGAGTCCTCCTGCACGGCCCCGGTGAAGGCGGCGGCCAGCTCCTCCACGCTCCGGTAGGGTCTCCCCTCCCCCACCCGCTCCGCGTAGCGCGGGCTGTGTTCCAGCACGCCGCCGAAGGTCCGCACGAACTCAGTCAGGGGGAGGGCGTTGGCGTCGTCCAGGGTCAGGCTGAGCGTGCGGGTCAATGGAGATCACCGACTTCGGGGGCGTGGGCGGCGGTGTCGGCGGTGGAGGAGAGCTGTGCGCGGTCACTCCCGACGATGTGGAAGAGGATGTTGAGCAGGATGGCGGCGATGGCCCCGGCGGTGATGCCGCTCTCCAGGAAGAGGCCCGCCCAGTCCGGCAGCTTCTCGTACAGGGTGGGCACGGTGGAGGGAATCACGCCGAGCGCGATGCTCACCGCCACGATGGTCAGGTTGCGGGTGTCGGCCATGTTCACGCGGGCGAGCGTCTGGATGCCCGCCGCCGCCACCGTCCCGAAGAGCACCAGCCCGGCCCCGCCCAGCACCGGCAGGGGAATGGACGCCACGAGCGCCCCCAGCTTGGGAAAGAAGCCCAGCAGCATCAGGATCACGCCCGCCGCCGCCACCACGAAGCGGCTCTTGATGCCCGTGAAGCGCACCAGACCGACGTTCTGCGCGAAGGCCGTGAAGGGAAAGACGTTGAAGATGCCGCCGAGCGCGGTGGACAGGCCGTCGGCCCGCAGGCCCGCCGTCACGTCGTCGGCGCTGACGGGCTTCTCCACGATCTCCCCGATGGCGAGCAGGTCGGCGGTCGTCTCCACCATCACCACGAGCATCACCAGGATCATGGACAGGATGGGAATGAGCGCGAAGGTGGGAAAGCCGAAGAAGAAGGGCGGCGTGAAGCCCACGAGGGCGGCGGTGCCCACCGTGCCGAAGGACGCCTGCCCGAAGATCGCCGCGACCACCGTCCCGAACACGAGGCCCAGCAGCACGGCGACCCGGCTCCAGAACCCCCGCGCGAAGCGGGTCACGAGCAGCACGAACAGCATGGTCAGCGCGGCCAGCCCCAGATTCGCCGGGGCACCGAAGGTCTCGGCGGCGGGGTTGCCCCCTCCCGCCCAGCGGATCGCCACGGGCATCAGCGAGATGCCGATGAGGGTGATGACCGTTCCCGCGACCACGGGCGGAAAGAAGCGCAGCAGCCGCGAGAAGTACGGCGCGAGCAGCACCGTGAACAGGCCCGCCACGATCACCGCCCCGTAGATGCCCGGCAGGCCATAGTCCCGCCCGATCAGGATCATGCTCGCCAGCGCCGCGAAGGTCGTTCCCTGCACGATGGGCAGCTTGGCCCCGAAGCCGGGAAACCCGAGGGTCTGGATCAGGGTGGCGACCCCGCACATGAAGAAGCTCGCGTTGACGATCCTCACCACCTGATCGGGCGGAAGGTTGATGGCGCTCGCCAGCACGAGCGGCACGGCGATGATGCCCGCGTACATGCTCAGGACGTGTTGCAGCCCGAAGGCGACCATGCGCCCGGTGGGTGGCACCTCGTCGACGGGGTGGACGGACGGAACCGGTGCTGCTCGCGTCATACGAACCTCCCTATGGGTGGGGGTGGACGTGGGTGGAGCATACGCCCGGAGAGACAGCTGATTGGGGACCACCGGCAGGCCAACTACTTAGATGTCTATCTATGGTGTGAAGTGATGGTAAAGGTCAGGGAACGATCTGTCAAGCAGTGAAGTTGATTTTTGCTCTGTGAAATCAACTCCGCCATGTGACACAGAGAAGCGCGTGCTACGCTCTGTCTGCTCCCAAGCGCAATCTATGTCTCCTGCCCAGACCCCCGACCTCCTCGAACGTATCCATCAGGACTGGACGCAGACCCGCCCGGAGGTCGATCCAGGGCCGATGCTTACCGTGCTGCTGCTGGACCGCCTGCACGCGGCGCTGACGCGGCAGATCGAGCGCACCTACGCGGAGACGGGCCTCAACCCCGCCGGATGGGACCTGCTCCTCACCCTGTACCGCTCGGCCCCGCCGGAGGGCCTGACGCCGACGGAGTTGAGCGGCCTCGCCGCCATCACCGGCCCCTCCATGACGAACCGGGTGGATCGGCTGCTGTCGCGTGGCCTCGTTGAGCGGCGGGTCAGCGAGTCCGACCGCCGCTCCGTGCGGGTACGCCTGACGCCGGAGGGGCGGTCGCTCGTTGAGCGGTTGTTGCCCGAACACCTCGCTAACGCGGAGCGCATCCTGTCGGCCCTGGACCCGGCGGAGACCCGCACCCTCGAACGCCTCGCCCGCCGCCTGCTGACGGGCTTGGAGGCCTCGGGTCAGCCCTCGCCGGAGGAGGACGCCGCCAGCGCCAGCGTCCGCACCCGGTAGGGCGCGAGGGGCGCGAGGGGGTCGCCGGGCAGGGCGTCCTCCAGCAGATTGAGTTCGCCGCTCACCCGGAAGTCCGCGCTCTCGACCGTCAGGTGGGTTTGGTCGCCGTTCGCCTCGTAGACCCGCAGCACGTAGCCACTCCCCTCCTCGGCGTGCTTGAGGGCGCTGAGCCACACCCCCTCCGGCAGCCGCAGGTAGGTGTGTCGGGCGGGGAGGCGGGCTGGAGTTTCTGAGTCGGACGAGGGGCGCACCGTTCGTAGAGGGGCATTCAGGCTATGCGCCTCCCTTCGCGTCCCCTGCCGCCAGTCGCCCGCGTGTGGGTAGAGCGCGTAGGTAAACGAATGCTTGCCCTGGTCCGCGTAGGGGTCGGGATAGATCGGCGTCCGCAGCAACGTGAGGCTCAGCTCGTCCACGCCCGCCCCGTGCCCGTACTTGCCGTCGTTCAGGAGGCTCACGCCGAAGCTCCCCTCGCTGAGGTCGAGGAAGCGGTGGGCGGCCACCTCGAAGGCGGCGGTCTGCCAGCTCGTGTTGCGGTGGGTCGGGCGCGTCACCGTGCCGAAGGTCGTCTCGGCGCTCGACCACGGTGCCCGCACGGCGAGGGGAAAGGCGGCCCGCAGCAGTGTCCGCCGTGCCGTCACCCGCAGCGTCGTGTGAACGCGCAGCGCCCGGTCGTTCGGCCACAGCTCGTAGGTCTGCTCGGCCACCACGCCCGGACCCTCCCGCCGCACGTGGACGCGGCCCACCTCGCCCTGCCGCTCGGCGCGGGGGGGTTCGGTGACGGTCAGTTCCTCGCCCTCGTCGGATGCGCTCGCATCGATCTCCCAGGCGTCCCACGCGCGGGGAACGTCCACATGCTGCCAGAGGATATTCGCCCGACCCCGCACCGCCTCCCGCCCACTCGCTTTATGAATGAGGGAAACGAGGCTGCCGTCCGGCCCGACCTCCGCGCGCAGGTGGGCGTTCTCCAGAATGAGGCCATCTGTTGAGGGCTGGGCGGCCTCTTCCCGCCGCCTGAGCGTGATGACCTCGTGCGAGAGACCGCGCATCAGGAAGGGGTCGTGGAGGTACAGAGTCTCCCCTTTCCCGCTGCACGACAACTCCTCGCCGTCGGCATTGAAGGCCCGGTATGCCCCGGCTTCGGGCAGATGGACGACGGCGAGCAATGGTCTGTCGGCGGCGGTGAGATTCCAGATGACGACGTGTTCGGTCCCTTCTGGCCGTTCTAGAGCCGCTGAGAGCGCGTCCAGCGCCGCCCGACACACCTCCTCCGCCCGTTCCAATGCCGCCGACAGTTCCGCCTCTGCCGTCACGTTCACCTCCCGGATGCTGGAGCCGGGCAGGATGTCGTGGAACTGGTTGCGAAGGAGGACGGTCCAGCACCCGGTCAGTTCGGTTTGAGGGTAAGCGCGGTTCAGGTGTCGGTGGGCCAGCGTCGCGGCGGCCTCAGCCTCCACAAGTGTGTGTTCCAGACGGCGGTGGAGCTGTTTAATGGCCGCCTGCGTGGTGAAGATGCCCCGGTGAAGCTCCAAGTAGTGCTCGCCCGTCCAGACCGGGAGTGTGGGGTCGGCGTTCCGCAGGTCGGCGAAGAACTCCCCGGAGGGACGCTGGTTCAGGCGCGGTAGGCCGGGAAAGTCGCGCACCCGCTCGTACCGCTCCAGCATCTCGGGCGTCGGGCCGCCCCCGCCGTCCCCCCAGCCGAAGGTGAACAGGCTCTCGCCGTGCCGCCGCGCCCCCCGGAAGTTCGCCCACGTGCTCAGCAGGTCGTGGGCGACGACGCTTCCGTTGTACCCCTCGCCGGGGCTGGGGTTGAGGAAGGAGTGGGCCAGCACCCGTGTCCCGTCCAACCCCTCCCAGCGGTAGAGGTCGTGGGGAAAGCGGTTCGTCTCGTTCCAGTTGAGCTTGGTGGTGAAGAAGAAGGGCAGGCCGCCGTCCGCCAAGACTTGCGGCAGATTTCCCGCAAAGCCAAAGGTGTCCGGCAACCACGCGACCGTCGCCCGCCGCCCGAAGGTGCGCTCGAAGTACCGCTGCCCGTGGAGCAGTTGCCGCGCCCAGCTCTCGCCGGAGAGCAGTTGCCCGTCCGGTTCCACCCATGTCCCGCCCACGATCTCCCAGCGGCCCTCCGTCACGCGCTCGCGGATGCGCTCGAAGAGGGCCGGGTCGTCCTCCTGCACCCAGGCGTAGAGCTGGGCCGTGCTCTGGCTGAAGTGAAAGCTCGGGAAGCGGTCCATCAGGTCCAGCACCGTGGAGAACGAGCGCAGGGCCTTGCGCCGCGTCTCGTGCAGCGGCCACAGCCACGCGAGGTCGATGTGGGCGTGCCCGGTCAGGCTGAGGGCACCCTCGGGCGGGAAGTCAGAGCGGAGCTTGGCGAGTCCTGCGGCGAGAAAGTGCCGCGCCTCTCCCAGGCTCTCCCGGTGTTCGGGTCCCAGAGTGGCGGGCGGCCCCGTGAACGTCCACCCCTCCCAGATAGTCCCGAGTTGCGCCCCGTGCCCCGATGCCTGCACGACGCGGGCGAGATACCCCTCCGTCTCGTCACGTGGCAGCCGCACCCGCTTGACCGTCTCGTGCAGCAGGTCGGCGAGGCGGGCGGCCAGGGTTTCCCGCCCCCTCTTCAGCAGGTGAACGGCGGCGTCGTGGGCTGCCCCCAGGTCGGCGAGCAATTCCCGCACCTCCGCGTCCGGCTGCACGAGGCGCAGGCGTCCGGTCATGGGCGCGGCGATGTAGGAACCGTGCAGGCCGCGCGGCGTGACCTCCAGATCGAGCGTGAGCGTGCGGGCCGCTCCGGCGGGCAACGTCACCTCGCGGTGGTACGGGTTGAGCGCGTAGACCGCCGTGCCGTCCACCCGCACCAGCGCCTCCCCGCCCGGCTGGAGGTCGAGGATGACTGGCCCCCCCTCCGGCACGGGCACCTCGAAGCGCATCCGCACGGGAAAGCGGACGCTGGGCCACGGCTGCCCCTCCGCGACGGGAGAGGTCGCCCCGTCCGCGTCCGTAAAACTCCCGGCGGGCAGCGTCTCCTCCGAAATGTTGCGCCACGCCGACAGTTCGTCCAGCCGCCCGGCGAGGCGTGTCAGGTCCTGCTCGACGGAGATCACGCCCCAACACTAGCGGACTACTTGGTGGCCCCCTCCAGCCCGCGCATGAAGAACCGTTGGGCGAAGAGGAACAGCGCCAGGATGGGCACCATCATGATGACGGCCCCCGCCGCCGTGTTGAAGATGTTGTCGTTGAAGGCCCCCTTGAGCTTGAGCATCTCCACGGCCAGCGGAAGCTTGTTCTGCGCGCCCGTCAGCGCGATGGACGGCCAGAAATAGGAGTTCCAGGTGTTGACCAGCGTGAAGATGGACAGGGCCGCGATACTGGGAATCGCCAGCGGCAGCATGACGCGCCGGAAGATCAGCGCCTCGCCCGCCCCGTCGATGCGCGCGGCCTCCAGCAGACTCTGCGGAATCGCCAGGAACGCCTGCCGCATCAGGAAGATGCCGAACGCCGTGCTCACGGTGGGCAGCACCACACCGAGGTACGAGCCTATCCCGATGAGGGGACCGATCACCGGCCACGCCTTGAGCTTCGCCAGCGTGAGCATGTTGACGAGGAAGCTCGTCTCGGTGGGCAGCACCATCGTTCCCAGGATGACGGCGAACACCACGGCCTTGCCCCGGAAGTCGTGCCGGGCGAGCGGGTAGGCGGCCAGCGCCGAGACGATGACCGTCAGGACCACGCTCAGCCCGCTGATGAGGAGCGAATTGAGAAATGCGCGGCCCACCGCCGGGTACGTCTGCACCACGTTCACGAAGTTCGCCAGCGTGACCCGCTGTGGAAAGAGGCTCGCCGGGAAGTCGTACACGGTGCGTCCGGTGGTGACGGCGTTGCTGTCCGTCACGCTGATCACGAACGTCCAGATCAGCGGAAACGCCGCGAAGAGGAAGATGGTGAACAGCACGAGGTACGTCAGCACCTGCCGGAGCGGGTGACGAACGCGCCGCCGCGTCACGGTCCGGGCGACGGGCGGGGCGGCCCGCACCACCCGCGTCATGCCCGCACGCTCCCCTCACGGAAGAGCCGGAAGTTGATCACCGAGAGCACCAGCGCGATGGCGGCCACGACCAGCCCGGCGGCGCTCGCCAGCCCGTAGTTGAAGTCCAGCCCCCCGAACGACTTCTTGTAGACGTACAGCAGCGCCGTGTAGGTGGAGTTCAGCGGCCCGCCCGTCCCGTTCGTGAACACCAGCACCTCCTCCAGCACCCGGATCGCCGACAGGACACTCAGGAGGGTACACAGCAGGATGGTGGGCTGCATCAGGGGCACGGTGATGCGCCAGAAGGTCTGCCACGGCGAGGCCCCGTCCAGCCGCGCGGCCTCCTCCAGCTCCTCGGGGATGTTCTGCAACCCAGCCATGTACAGCACCATGTAGTAGCCGAAGCCGCGCCAGAACGTCACGAGCATGATCGCCCAGAAGGCCGTGTTCGGGTCGAGCAGCCAGCTCAGGTTGCTGTCGGGGTTCATGAGGCGCAGCCCCTTGAGCAGCCAGTTGAGCACCCCGTCCTTGTTGTAAATCCAGTCCCACATCACGGCGGCGAGCGAGATGGACGTGATGACGGGCACGTAGTACGCCGCCCGGAAAAATGCGATGCCCGGCAACTGCCGGTTGACCAGCACCGCCACCGCCAGCGACGCGATCTGGAGCGCCGGAACGACGAGCAGGTATTTGAGGCTGTTCAGGACGCTGATGCGGAAGAGTTCGTCCCCCGCCAGCGTGCGGAAGTTGTCCAGTCCCACCCAGGTCGGCGGGCTGCGGGTGGCGAAGTTGGCGGCGGTGTACTCGGTGAAGCCCAGGTAGGCCCCGTACAGCACCGGATACAACGTGAACACCACGAGCAGCAGCAGGGCGGGCAGCAGAAACAGGTACGAACTGAGCGCGCCGCGCAGGGTCTTGAGCATGTGGGCCTCCTTCCGGGGGAGGGCCTGGGATGGAAAAGAGATGTGGGGGGGCGTGGGGCTGCTCCTCGCTCCTGCTTGAACCCCTCCTGTGAGTCAGAAGGCGGGCGAGAAGGTGTTTTTCTCGTCCGGGAGCAGGGACAAGCGGTGCCCGTCACCCCCCTCCTCGACTCTCTCCCACAAGGAGGGAGGGAGCAAGAGAGCTACAGCCTGGGCTTTCTAGCCCCTCCCCCTTGAGGGGGGAGGCCGGGAGGGGGTGAACAGGCCCGGCCTCTCAAAAAACCAGCCCGTCAACTCCCCCGTCCCACAAGCCCGATCAACGCGTCCTCGCGCCGAGTTTCCGAAGTCAAGGGAAGAGGCGTCCACGCACCTCTCCCCTCCCCCATCTCACTTCATGTTGTTCCAGGCGGTCGCGGCGTCGGCGAGGGCCTGCTGCGCCGTCTTGCGGCCCAGGAAGGCGGCCTCGATGTTGTCGTCGAACGCCTTGAACATGTCGGTGGGATTCTTCAGGGGCGGGACGGCGGTCTTGAGGTTGGCCCCGTTCGCGGCGATCATGCCGGTGGCCCGCTCGATGGGGTCCTTGCTGGAGCGAATCTGCGTGAAGTACGGGTCGCGGTCGGACCCCGCCGCCGTGGGCACGACGGGCACGATCTTGGCGAAGGCGACCTGATTGGCGCGGTTGGTCATGAAGCGGGCGAAGAGCAGCGCCTCCTTCGGGTGCGAGGACGCCTTCGGCACGACGAGCGACATGCCGCCCCCGGCCTCCGTCTTCCCGGCCCCGATGGGTGCCATCGTCACCTGCGAGGCGGCGTAGATCGCCTTGTTGTTGTCCTTGATGCGGTTGAGCGCCTGCGGCCCGCCGATGATCGTGGCGAGCTTGCCCTGGGTGTACAGCTCCTGGCTGAGCTGGAAGGCCTCCTTCCGCAAGAGGTCCTGGGGAATCACGTCCGCCCTGTACAGGTCGATGTAGGTCTGGAGCAGCCGCGCGTGCGCCGGGGTGTTGAAGGCGGCCTGGGTGCCCCGCAGGATGGGCAGCCCCTCGCCCACGAAGACGCCGAGGAAGGTGCCGCCCTGGGGGTCCTTGATGGCGGGTGCCCAGCCGTAGGCCCCGGTCCGGGTCTTGACCTGCCGAGCGAAGGCGGCCATCTGCGCGGTCGTCTTCGGAAGCGCCGTCACACCCGCCTTCTTGATCAGGTCATTGTTGTAGGCCATCACGCCCGCGTTGAAGGAGGCGTACCACGGCAGGCCGTACACCTTGCCGCCGATGGTGAAGTTGCTCAGCGAGTTGGGGTAGTACAGGTTTCTCAGGCCCGGCCCGACCGCCGCGCCCATGTCGGTGAGCAGGCCGCTGTCCGCCGCCTTCTGGGTGGACTCCACCCACAGGTTCACCACGTCGGGCACGCTGCCCAGCGACACTGAGGTGATGAACTCCTGCTCCAGCGTGCCCTGCTTATCGATGTAGTTGACCTTGATGGTTGGGTTCTGCCGCTCGAAGTCGGCGATCACGCCCTTGATGTAGTCGTCGAACTTGGGGCTGAGGTAGAACGTCCAGAAGTCGAGTTCCACCCGCTGCTGCGCGCTGGCCGAGCCGAGCGTGCTGGCGACGAGCGCGAGGGTGAGGGTCCGCAGGGCGTGTTTCATGGTCGGGCCTCCCTGAAGGGCGGGGTTGGGGCGGAACCGTGGGAAGCGGGCGGGAGCCACCACCCCGCGACTCGTTGGAGCGGCACCCCTGTGCAAGAAGGTTCCTGATGCGCTGCCGGAGGACGGTCCGGGCACCCATCACAACAACCTGCCTTGTGATTTTACGAACACTTCATGGTATGCACGGTTTGAAAGCGTTGTCAACAGGTGCCGGAGGGCTGTTTTCCCTCTCATGCTGGAGACTTGACAGCACCTGCCTCTTCCTGTGAGGCTGCACTC
The nucleotide sequence above comes from Deinococcus sp. YIM 134068. Encoded proteins:
- a CDS encoding carbohydrate ABC transporter permease; protein product: MLKTLRGALSSYLFLLPALLLLVVFTLYPVLYGAYLGFTEYTAANFATRSPPTWVGLDNFRTLAGDELFRISVLNSLKYLLVVPALQIASLAVAVLVNRQLPGIAFFRAAYYVPVITSISLAAVMWDWIYNKDGVLNWLLKGLRLMNPDSNLSWLLDPNTAFWAIMLVTFWRGFGYYMVLYMAGLQNIPEELEEAARLDGASPWQTFWRITVPLMQPTILLCTLLSVLSAIRVLEEVLVFTNGTGGPLNSTYTALLYVYKKSFGGLDFNYGLASAAGLVVAAIALVLSVINFRLFREGSVRA
- a CDS encoding ABC transporter substrate-binding protein, producing the protein MKHALRTLTLALVASTLGSASAQQRVELDFWTFYLSPKFDDYIKGVIADFERQNPTIKVNYIDKQGTLEQEFITSVSLGSVPDVVNLWVESTQKAADSGLLTDMGAAVGPGLRNLYYPNSLSNFTIGGKVYGLPWYASFNAGVMAYNNDLIKKAGVTALPKTTAQMAAFARQVKTRTGAYGWAPAIKDPQGGTFLGVFVGEGLPILRGTQAAFNTPAHARLLQTYIDLYRADVIPQDLLRKEAFQLSQELYTQGKLATIIGGPQALNRIKDNNKAIYAASQVTMAPIGAGKTEAGGGMSLVVPKASSHPKEALLFARFMTNRANQVAFAKIVPVVPTAAGSDRDPYFTQIRSSKDPIERATGMIAANGANLKTAVPPLKNPTDMFKAFDDNIEAAFLGRKTAQQALADAATAWNNMK